From Microbacterium sp. 10M-3C3:
TGCACAAGCACGCGAGGTTGCACGCTTCGGTGGTGCCGCCGAGCGCCCAGTCGCGGTTGTGGTCGCGGTCGCAGTGTCGGGCGGGGCGTCGGCATCCGGGGAAGCGGCAGTGGATGTCGCGGGCGGCGAGGTAGCGGTCGAGGTTCGCGGGTCGCCGGTAGGTGTCGGTGGCGAGGACGTGTCCGTGGATGGGGTGGGTGCGGATCCGCTCCCACGATGGCGCTTGCGCGAGCAGGCATCGGGCGGTGTCGGCGTCGATCGGGATGGCGCCGTCGGGGGTGGCGCCGCGGTCGGCGAGCCCGGCGGCGGTGAGCGCGGGGATGACGATCGACGCGCGCGCCTGGATGGCGGCGAGCCCGCCGAGTGCGCCGGTGATGGCGCCGGTGGTCGGGTCGACGCTTGGGCCGCCGGTGAGGAGGATGTCGGTGGCGAGATCGGCGCGGATCTGGTCGATGTTGCGCTGGTCGTAGACCGCGTCCGGGTTCTCATCCCCGTGGACCGGTTCCTTCACCGCGACCGCTTTGATGTGATTCGCGCCCTGCGTGAGCCGGTCCATGGTCCCGTGGACGAGGACCGCGGACGCGACGATGCCGAGTTCGGCCATGCCGTCGCCGAGGTCCTGCACCCACACTCTCCGCTTCTGCACCGCCTCGGCATGCCGTTCGGTGATCGAGCGGGGGTGCAGCTCTTGCGCGACCTGCATCGCGAAGGTGCGTGCCGCCGGCGCGGTCACGAGGAACGCCCGCTCGAGCACGGTGCGTTCGTACAGCGCCCGGGTGTCCGGGTCGACGAGGTCGCGACCTTCCTCGACGATGACCATCGCGTGCCGCGCCGAGATCCGGCTCTCGGCCAAAGCGTCGAGGGTGGCGGGGTAGTCCTCGACCAGTTCGAGGGCGGCGTGCATGCGGTTCTGGATCGCCCGGTCATGCACCCGGAGCGCGGCGCCGATCTCCGACGCGATCGAACGCTCTTCGACCTCCCGCATCCGCGTCTCCACCGACTGCGTGGCCGCACGCTTCTTCGCGATGCGCAGCGCCGCGGCCAGCCGGACGATCTTGTCGGCTTCGATCTCCGCGATCGCCTCGTCGTCGGCGATCAGCCCATCGATCAGTTCCGCGAGCGCGACGTCATCCTCGTCGGGATGAACGATGCTCGGGGTCCTGGTTATGTGCTTACTCTCGCATCAACCTCCGACATCGATCCGCGTGCGGGGTGCCCTTCGTCTCGGTCGCTGCGCTCCCGCGCTCCCGGCCCTGCGCCCGCACTCGATCGCTGAGCGCGCGCAGCGAGACGGCGCGCGGCCCCGCACGCAAGCGGCCGCGCGAACTACGCTGGAGGGGTGCCCGAGGCCAACGACACGCAGCTGCCCGACCTGACCGCCTACGACGCCGTGCTGTTCGACCTGGACGGGGTGCTCACGCCCACCGCCGAGGTGCACATGCGCGCGTGGCAGACGATGTTCGACCGCCTGTTCGCCGACTGGCACATCGAGCCGCCGTACTCCGAGCGCGACTACTTCGAGCACCTCGACGGCAAGAAGCGCTACGACGGCGTCGCGAGCCTGCTGCGCAGCCGCGACATCGAGGTGCCGTGGGGCGACCCGTCCGACCCGTCGACGGCCGACACGGTCTGCGGCATCGGCAACCGCAAGAACGACGTCTTCTCGAGCCTGCTGCGCACCGAGGGGATCGCCCCCTACCCGGGCTCCGTGCGCCTGGTCGACCGGCTGCGCGCCGCAGGCGTGCCCATCGCCGTCGTCTCCAGCTCCAAGAACGCCGAAGAGGTGCTGCAGGCCGCGGGCATCCGCGACCGCTTCCCCGTCGTCATGGACGGCGTGATCGCCGAGCGCGACCACCTGCGCTCGAAGCCCGCGCCCGACGTGTTCGTCGAGGCGGCCCGGATGCTGGGCGTCGAGCCGGCGCGCTCGGTCGCCGTCGAAGACGCCATCAGCGGCGTCGAATCCGCCGCCGCGGGCGGCTTCGCGGTCGTCGTGGGCGTCGATCGCGGTGCGGGCGCGGACGCGCTGCGCGAAGCCGGTGCGACGGTCGTCGTGGACGACCTCGCCGCGCTCGTAGACTGACCCCTCGAACCACCCGAACGTTCCCCTCTCAGCAGAAGGCTGTCCATGATCGACCGCGGCCGATTCCCCGTCGACGAGTGGCGTCTCGTCGAGACCGAGGGCTCCCTCGACGACGCCGGCGTGACCGAGACCCTGTTCTCCGTCGGCAACGGCTACCTGGGCCTGCGCGGCAACTATCCCGAGGGCCGCTTCGCGCAGGAGCAGGGCACCTTCATCAACGGGTTCCACGAGATCTTCCCCATCCGCCACGCCGAGCAGGCGTACGGCTTCGCCGAGGTCGGACAGACGATCATCAACGCGCCCGACGCGAAGGTCATGCGCGTCTACGTCGACGACGAGCCGCTGTCGTTCGACGTCGCCGACGTGCGCGAGTACGAGCGCGTCCTCGACATGCAGGAGGGCGTGCTGCGCCGGCGCATCCTGTGGGTCACGCCCTCGGGCAAGCACGTCGAGATCGAAGACGAGCGCATGGTGTCGTTCGAGGAGAAGCACCTCGCGATCATGCGGCTGACCGTCACGGTGCTGAACGCGGATGCACCGGTCACGATCAGCTCGCAGCTGATCAACCGCCAGGATGGCGAGGGCATCTACGGCG
This genomic window contains:
- a CDS encoding beta-phosphoglucomutase family hydrolase — protein: MPEANDTQLPDLTAYDAVLFDLDGVLTPTAEVHMRAWQTMFDRLFADWHIEPPYSERDYFEHLDGKKRYDGVASLLRSRDIEVPWGDPSDPSTADTVCGIGNRKNDVFSSLLRTEGIAPYPGSVRLVDRLRAAGVPIAVVSSSKNAEEVLQAAGIRDRFPVVMDGVIAERDHLRSKPAPDVFVEAARMLGVEPARSVAVEDAISGVESAAAGGFAVVVGVDRGAGADALREAGATVVVDDLAALVD
- a CDS encoding HNH endonuclease signature motif containing protein, with the protein product MREVEERSIASEIGAALRVHDRAIQNRMHAALELVEDYPATLDALAESRISARHAMVIVEEGRDLVDPDTRALYERTVLERAFLVTAPAARTFAMQVAQELHPRSITERHAEAVQKRRVWVQDLGDGMAELGIVASAVLVHGTMDRLTQGANHIKAVAVKEPVHGDENPDAVYDQRNIDQIRADLATDILLTGGPSVDPTTGAITGALGGLAAIQARASIVIPALTAAGLADRGATPDGAIPIDADTARCLLAQAPSWERIRTHPIHGHVLATDTYRRPANLDRYLAARDIHCRFPGCRRPARHCDRDHNRDWALGGTTEACNLACLCKRHHTLKTEKPWKPVQLRDGSIRWTSPLGRVSTDPPERYVIFRDEPDPPPGDPPF